One window from the genome of Bacillus weihaiensis encodes:
- a CDS encoding AI-2E family transporter, whose amino-acid sequence MRDRHIKWLLRISITLLGLLTIYVFFKLYSIWEPFYLIAKAILIPFLIGAFITYLLHPVIEKLHSTGVPRTISILIIYFLFFGLIGYGIYRGIPVLVNQLRDLSENFPKLSMSYTNWVESIHDQTDRWPVGVNERIDTMFQKTEEWLALTIENVINSLKGIFDYILLLAIIPFLVFYMLKDFDQLKKAGWYLTPRKWRNEAIQFLKDIDHSLGNYIRGQLFVCFIIGLLAFVSLWFFGIKYPLILGLLIGITNIIPYFGPIIGAIPAVIIAATMSTKTVIIVIIIIMALQFIEGNILGPLVVGKSLHMHPIIIMLALLAGGEIAGILGLMLAVPIIVILRVMLVHAVSLRRQQSQH is encoded by the coding sequence ATGAGGGATCGTCATATAAAATGGTTGTTACGTATTTCGATTACATTATTAGGGTTACTCACCATCTATGTGTTCTTTAAGCTATACTCTATTTGGGAACCCTTTTATCTTATTGCTAAGGCTATACTGATCCCCTTCTTAATTGGTGCTTTTATTACATATTTACTCCATCCTGTTATAGAGAAGCTACATAGTACAGGAGTTCCAAGGACGATTTCCATTCTTATCATTTATTTTTTGTTTTTCGGCTTAATTGGATATGGAATTTATAGAGGGATTCCTGTATTAGTAAATCAGTTACGAGACTTATCGGAGAATTTTCCAAAACTTTCAATGTCTTATACAAATTGGGTAGAGTCTATTCATGATCAGACCGATAGATGGCCAGTAGGCGTAAATGAACGAATTGATACAATGTTTCAAAAGACTGAGGAGTGGCTAGCATTAACAATTGAGAATGTCATTAATAGTTTGAAGGGCATTTTTGATTACATCTTGCTATTGGCCATCATTCCCTTTTTGGTGTTTTATATGTTAAAGGATTTTGATCAATTGAAAAAGGCAGGGTGGTACTTAACCCCTAGAAAATGGAGAAATGAGGCTATTCAATTTTTAAAGGATATTGACCACTCTCTAGGAAATTACATTCGAGGTCAATTGTTTGTTTGTTTCATAATAGGTTTACTTGCTTTTGTTTCGTTATGGTTTTTTGGTATAAAGTATCCACTGATCTTAGGATTATTGATCGGTATTACAAATATTATTCCTTATTTTGGTCCCATCATTGGGGCTATACCTGCGGTAATCATTGCGGCCACTATGTCGACTAAAACCGTCATTATTGTCATTATCATCATAATGGCTTTACAATTTATTGAGGGAAATATATTAGGACCTCTCGTTGTGGGGAAGAGTCTCCATATGCACCCAATTATTATCATGCTTGCTCTTTTGGCTGGAGGAGAAATCGCAGGAATACTTGGATTAATGCTGGCCGTGCCAATCATTGTGATCTTAAGGGTGATGCTAGTTCATGCAGTGTCGTTAAGAAGACAACAAAGCCAACATTGA
- the alaS gene encoding alanine--tRNA ligase, with protein sequence MKNLQSQEVRQMFLDFFKEKGHAVEPSASLVPHEDPTLLWINSGVATLKKYFDGRVIPANPRICNAQKSIRTNDIENVGKTARHHTFFEMLGNFSIGDYFKVEAIEWAWEFLTSEKWIGFDPDKLSVTIHPEDQEAFDIWKDKIGVPEERIIRLEGNFWDIGEGPSGPNTEIFYDRGEAYGNDQNDPELYPGGENDRYLEVWNLVFSQFNHNPDGTYTPLPKKNIDTGMGLERMVSVIQDVQTNFDTDLFIPIIRATEEISGEKYRTDAEKDVAFKVIADHVRTVSFAISDGALPSNEGRGYVLRRLLRRAVRYAKQINIHRPFMFELVPVVAEIMVDFYPEVKTKTEFIQKVIKNEEERFHETLNEGLAILNEVMKTQRDKGQDIIPGEDVFRLYDTYGFPVELTEEYAEEEGMKVDQEGFEAEMGRQRDRARAAIQKVDSMQVQGGVLGDIKAESEFVGYTKLTVENAHVIVMVKDGEEITSASEGDEFQLILDQTPFYAESGGQIADEGTLANEAVTLKVKNVQKAPNGQNLHHVVVESGEIKSGDTVVATVAGENRSGVIKNHTATHLLHQALKDVLGTHVNQAGSLVTKDRLRFDFSHFGQVTQDELTQIEQIVNEKIWKSIDVNTDYKSLNEAKEMGAMALFGEKYGDIVRVVQVGDYSLELCGGCHVQNTATIGLFKIVGESGIGAGTRRIEAVTGKAAYQSINEQLNKLTEAADLLKANPKDVISRINGLLQDYRSLQRENESLVAKLGNMEASTIVDQAITINGVTVLAAKVNAKDMNSLRGMMDDLKNKLQSVIVVLGAAEDGKVNLVAGVTKDLVDKGYHAGKLIKEVAERCGGKGGGRPEMAQAGAKNPEKLGEALKYVEEWVESVL encoded by the coding sequence ATGAAAAATTTACAGTCTCAAGAAGTGCGACAAATGTTCTTAGATTTTTTTAAAGAGAAAGGACATGCAGTTGAGCCAAGTGCTTCTCTTGTACCACATGAGGATCCAACGTTATTATGGATTAACAGTGGTGTAGCAACTTTAAAGAAGTATTTCGATGGGCGTGTTATTCCAGCTAATCCGAGAATTTGTAATGCTCAAAAATCAATCCGAACAAATGATATTGAAAATGTCGGGAAAACAGCTAGGCACCATACGTTTTTTGAGATGTTAGGTAATTTCTCCATTGGGGACTATTTTAAAGTAGAAGCAATTGAATGGGCATGGGAATTCCTAACAAGTGAAAAGTGGATTGGATTTGATCCAGACAAGCTATCTGTAACGATTCATCCAGAAGATCAAGAGGCTTTTGATATTTGGAAAGATAAGATTGGTGTGCCTGAAGAACGAATTATTCGTCTGGAAGGGAATTTCTGGGATATAGGCGAAGGTCCAAGTGGTCCTAACACAGAAATTTTCTATGATAGAGGAGAAGCATATGGAAATGACCAGAACGATCCTGAGTTATATCCTGGTGGAGAGAATGACCGTTATTTAGAGGTATGGAATCTTGTTTTCTCTCAATTCAACCATAATCCAGATGGTACATATACCCCTCTTCCAAAGAAAAATATTGATACAGGTATGGGCTTAGAACGAATGGTTTCTGTTATCCAGGATGTTCAGACAAATTTTGACACAGATCTTTTCATCCCAATTATTCGAGCTACTGAAGAAATTTCAGGTGAAAAGTATCGTACAGATGCAGAGAAAGATGTTGCGTTTAAAGTAATTGCCGATCATGTAAGAACAGTAAGTTTTGCTATTAGTGATGGAGCACTACCTTCAAATGAAGGACGCGGCTATGTATTACGTCGTTTGCTACGTAGAGCAGTTCGTTATGCAAAGCAGATTAATATTCACCGTCCATTTATGTTTGAGCTGGTTCCTGTGGTTGCTGAAATCATGGTAGATTTCTACCCTGAAGTAAAAACCAAGACAGAATTTATTCAAAAAGTCATTAAAAATGAAGAAGAACGCTTCCATGAAACACTAAATGAAGGACTGGCTATCCTAAATGAAGTCATGAAGACTCAAAGGGACAAAGGTCAAGATATTATCCCTGGAGAAGATGTGTTCCGCTTATATGACACATATGGTTTCCCAGTTGAGTTAACTGAGGAATATGCAGAAGAAGAGGGAATGAAGGTGGACCAAGAGGGCTTTGAAGCAGAAATGGGACGTCAAAGAGACAGAGCTCGTGCTGCTATTCAAAAAGTCGACTCTATGCAAGTTCAAGGTGGGGTTCTTGGAGATATTAAAGCGGAAAGTGAATTCGTTGGATATACAAAGTTAACGGTTGAAAATGCACATGTTATTGTCATGGTAAAGGATGGAGAAGAGATAACAAGTGCTTCTGAAGGTGATGAATTCCAGCTGATTTTAGATCAAACTCCATTCTATGCCGAGAGTGGTGGACAAATTGCTGATGAAGGAACATTAGCTAATGAAGCAGTGACGTTAAAGGTGAAAAATGTTCAAAAGGCTCCGAATGGACAAAACCTTCATCACGTTGTCGTTGAAAGTGGAGAGATTAAATCGGGAGATACAGTAGTGGCAACTGTTGCAGGTGAGAACCGCTCTGGAGTTATTAAAAATCATACAGCAACTCATCTATTACATCAGGCATTAAAAGATGTACTAGGAACACATGTAAATCAAGCGGGATCATTAGTGACGAAGGATAGATTACGTTTTGATTTTTCACATTTTGGTCAAGTGACACAGGATGAATTAACTCAGATTGAACAAATAGTGAATGAGAAAATTTGGAAAAGTATCGATGTGAATACGGATTATAAATCCTTAAACGAAGCAAAAGAAATGGGAGCAATGGCATTATTCGGTGAAAAATATGGTGACATTGTTCGTGTTGTTCAAGTAGGCGACTATAGTCTTGAGCTTTGTGGGGGATGTCATGTTCAAAATACAGCAACGATTGGTCTTTTCAAAATTGTTGGCGAATCGGGTATTGGAGCTGGCACAAGAAGAATTGAAGCTGTTACAGGAAAAGCTGCTTATCAATCCATTAATGAGCAACTGAACAAATTAACAGAAGCAGCAGATCTGCTAAAAGCGAATCCAAAGGATGTTATTTCACGAATTAATGGGTTACTTCAAGATTACCGTTCTCTACAACGTGAAAATGAATCTTTAGTTGCTAAGTTAGGAAACATGGAAGCCAGTACGATTGTAGATCAAGCAATTACAATTAATGGAGTAACCGTTCTAGCTGCAAAAGTGAATGCGAAAGATATGAATAGCTTACGAGGAATGATGGATGACTTGAAAAATAAGTTACAATCCGTTATTGTTGTTCTCGGAGCTGCTGAAGACGGAAAAGTTAACTTGGTCGCTGGAGTTACGAAGGATTTAGTTGATAAAGGCTACCATGCTGGAAAGCTAATTAAAGAAGTTGCTGAACGATGCGGTGGAAAAGGCGGCGGTCGTCCAGAAATGGCTCAAGCTGGTGCTAAAAACCCTGAAAAGTTAGGAGAAGCACTTAAATATGTCGAAGAATGGGTTGAATCCGTTTTATAA
- a CDS encoding IreB family regulatory phosphoprotein, translating into MSSFDKTMKFNFSDETVETNVNDVLYTVYDALQEKGYNPINQIVGYLLSGDPAYIPRHRDARNLIRKLERDELIEELVKSYLQKRT; encoded by the coding sequence GTGAGTTCATTTGATAAAACGATGAAATTTAACTTTTCTGACGAAACGGTCGAAACGAATGTAAATGATGTCCTTTACACTGTGTACGATGCTTTGCAAGAAAAAGGATATAATCCTATTAATCAAATCGTAGGCTATTTGCTTTCAGGAGACCCTGCCTACATTCCACGTCATCGTGATGCACGGAATTTAATTCGCAAACTTGAGCGAGATGAATTGATCGAAGAGCTAGTTAAATCTTATTTACAAAAGAGAACGTAA
- the ruvX gene encoding Holliday junction resolvase RuvX has translation MRILGLDLGTKTLGVAVSDELGWTAQGIETIKINEASHDYQLGRLSEIIGEHSVEKIVLGIPKNMNGTLGPRAEASQHFAQLLEKKFQLPVILWDERLTTMAAERMLISADVSRKKRKQVIDKMAAVMILQGYLDSLN, from the coding sequence ATGCGAATACTTGGATTAGATCTTGGTACGAAAACATTAGGCGTAGCAGTAAGCGATGAGTTAGGCTGGACAGCACAAGGAATTGAGACCATTAAGATAAACGAAGCGAGTCATGACTATCAGTTAGGAAGACTTTCAGAGATTATTGGTGAGCATTCTGTTGAGAAAATTGTACTAGGTATTCCTAAGAACATGAATGGGACACTTGGACCAAGAGCTGAAGCAAGTCAACATTTTGCTCAATTGTTAGAAAAGAAATTTCAATTACCGGTTATTCTCTGGGACGAGCGCTTGACAACAATGGCTGCTGAACGCATGTTAATTTCTGCTGACGTTAGCCGAAAGAAAAGAAAACAAGTCATAGATAAGATGGCTGCAGTGATGATTTTACAAGGATACTTAGATAGTTTAAATTAG